The region AAAGTCCGGTTTATTCGCCGCGTACACGTCAAGTGTGGCGCACTGCACCTTTCTTGGCAGCAACCTGTGGCGCCTGATAGCCGTTATTGCCATGTCCCCGAACGCACTCATACCCAGCCACCGGAAGCCCCGCCGTTCCGCGTCCTCGCGGGCCCTGCGTGCGGGCGTGACCGGTGGCTTCCTCACCCTCGCGGTGACCGGCGCCACCGTGCCGGCCAACGCCGCGCAGAAGCCCGTCTCCGAAACCCAGGAGATGCCGACCATCACGACGGCGCTGGCCACCAGCGCCGCGAAGAGCGCCGACACCGCCGAGCAGGTGGCGTTCAACTACGAGCGCCAGGCTCTCCAGGAGAGTGCCTTCTCCAAGGCCGCCAAGGCCGCCGAGAAGCACAAGGCCGAGGCCGTGAAGAAGGCCAAGGCCGAGGCGAAGAAGAAGGCCGAGGAAGCCCGCAAGGCCAAGGAGGCCGCGCAGGCCCGTGCCTCGCGCTCCTCCGAGCGTTCGACCCTGTCCGCCCCGTCGTCGTCCAGCGCCACCGGCAGCACCGCCACCCTGGTCTCCTTCCTGAAGGCGCAGCTCGGCAAGGCCTATGTGCTCGGCGCCACCGGCTCCTCGGCGTACGACTGCTCCGGCCTGACCCAGGCCGCGTTCAAGCAGGTCGGCATCGACCTGCCGCGGGTCTCGCAGGACCAGTCCACCGCCGGCACCCAGGTCGGCCTGGACAACCTCCAGGTCGGCGACCTCCTGTACTGGGGCAGCGCGGGCAGCGCCTACCACGTCGGCGTCTACGTCGGTGGCGGCAAGTTCATCGGCGCCCAGAACTCCAGCACCGGCATCGTCGAGCGCCCCCTCGACTACGACATGCCGACCGGTGCGGTGCGCGTCCTCTAGGACCGCCGCACCCTCAGTGCCCCACGAGGACCGTCCCTCCTGCCGCTCGGGAGGGACGGTCCTTCGCTGTGCGGGGACCTCCGGCCGCGGAGGCGCCGAGCCGCCCCGCCCCCGCGCGCCGTCCAGCGGCTGATTCGCGCCGTACAGCGCCACGATCAAGCCAGGTACGGGCCCGAGGGCGGCTCGTGGAGCTACCGATGAACGGTGCGCGCCGTTGCACCTCTCGCCCTGTGCCGTAGATGTACCCCCTCGGGTGCGATGCGGCATTCCCAGAGAGAGGGACCCGCGCTTCGATGAACACCCATCGCACCGCCCGTCGCATCGTCACCCGGGCCGCGACGGCCGCCGCACTGGCCACCGCGCTCGGTCTGGGCGCCGTCCACACGGCGACCGCCTCGGCCGCGTCGTCCGCACCGGTCTCCGTCCGGCCCTCCGGCACCGACCCCGACGGCGGCTGGCACCAGAACGGGCTGCGGCTGAAGGCCGCCGACAACAAGAAGGTGGACGCCTTCGTCCACCGTGCCCGGAACGCCGAGCGGGCCATCAGCCCCGAGGTGCGTGCGGCCGCCCGGATCAGCCACGCCGAACTGATCGGCTTCGACCAGCGGCTGAAGTCGCCGGACTCGCTCAAGCGCAAGGTCGCGACCTGGATGCGGGAGTCCCCGGGCCAGACCGTCGACGAATCGCTGAGCATGATCAACGACTCGGTCCGTTTCACCCTGCAGTGGCCCGCCGGCTCGTACAGCCAGGGCGTGCACACCGCTTCCGGGCTGCTGTCCGCCTGGGGCAACGACTCCACCCGGTGGGCCAACACCTGGAACCGGACCGCCGGCTACAAGGCGATCAACTCCGCCTGG is a window of Streptomyces caniferus DNA encoding:
- a CDS encoding C40 family peptidase, which translates into the protein MSPNALIPSHRKPRRSASSRALRAGVTGGFLTLAVTGATVPANAAQKPVSETQEMPTITTALATSAAKSADTAEQVAFNYERQALQESAFSKAAKAAEKHKAEAVKKAKAEAKKKAEEARKAKEAAQARASRSSERSTLSAPSSSSATGSTATLVSFLKAQLGKAYVLGATGSSAYDCSGLTQAAFKQVGIDLPRVSQDQSTAGTQVGLDNLQVGDLLYWGSAGSAYHVGVYVGGGKFIGAQNSSTGIVERPLDYDMPTGAVRVL
- a CDS encoding ATP nucleotide 3'-pyrophosphokinase, with amino-acid sequence MNTHRTARRIVTRAATAAALATALGLGAVHTATASAASSAPVSVRPSGTDPDGGWHQNGLRLKAADNKKVDAFVHRARNAERAISPEVRAAARISHAELIGFDQRLKSPDSLKRKVATWMRESPGQTVDESLSMINDSVRFTLQWPAGSYSQGVHTASGLLSAWGNDSTRWANTWNRTAGYKAINSAWRAPRSHQLFEVQFHTPESKAAQLETHKLYEEQRLPGTPPARVRELQAQQNAIFAAVPVPPGAERLTAPTRRLSPDPARRLPVPGR